A stretch of Pomacea canaliculata isolate SZHN2017 linkage group LG6, ASM307304v1, whole genome shotgun sequence DNA encodes these proteins:
- the LOC112566155 gene encoding uncharacterized protein LOC112566155 — protein sequence MGQGVSRRGSYTPGQRDSELPVYDAENGDIRRDNKGSVKLVATVHKDDEGNGADAAALPTPDSSTSSPDKKKEKKKRFGFSLKKNASGKRRRKLNKEANGVRPISCPPALRAPDSDEEDGTIKTRRSHGIFKQGVDDITEETEHDQTVDTVSLSSNDEKEKSKHEADVKVKKKKDNHQKSKTPKKKERTVKAKAEKRKSDSVVVVSTRQLTDSGLTVSTATPANTQKLLVRPRVSRVENCL from the exons ATGGGTCAag gtgtttcCAGAAGGGGGTCGTACACTCCCGGACAGAGGGACAGTGAGCTGCCAGTGTACGATGCGGAGAACGGCGACATCAGAAGAGATAACAAAGGATCTGTGAAGCTGGTGGCTACCGTCCATAAAGACGATGAAGGCAACGGGGCAGATGCTGCTGCTCTTCCGACACCTGACAGCAGCACCTCGTCACCAG ataaaaagaaagaaaagaaaaagcgtTTCGGCTTCAGCCTGAAGAAGAACGCCTCAGGCAAGCGCCGCCGGAAGTTGAACAAAGAAGCGAACGGCGTGCGGCCCATTTCATGCCCGCCAGCACTCCGCGCACCAGACAGCGACGAGGAGGATGGAACCATCAAAACCCGACGTTCTCATG GTATTTTCAAGCAAGGTGTAGATGATATAACAGAAGAAACAGAACATGACCAGACAGTTGACACAGTTTCGCTGTCTTCAAACG ATGAGAAGGAGAAAAGTAAGCACGAAGCGGATGTCaaggtgaagaaaaagaaagacaaccaCCAGAAGAGCAAAAcaccaaagaagaaagaaaggactgTGAAGGCAAAGGCCGAGAAACGCAAGTCAGACAGTGTTGTGGTGGTGAGTACCCGTCAGCTCACCGACAGTGGACTGACCGTGAGTACAGCAACACCCGCCAACACACAGAAGCTTCTGGTGAGACCACGGGTGTCACGGGTGGAGAACTGTCTGTGA